One Salmo salar chromosome ssa01, Ssal_v3.1, whole genome shotgun sequence DNA window includes the following coding sequences:
- the LOC106588404 gene encoding ras-related protein Rab-15 isoform X2 — protein sequence MEAHSCMDLQNCYRVDFKMKTLKIDGIKVRVQIWDTAGQERYQTITKQYYRRAQGFILVYDITSSRSFQHIVKWASDVDEFALDKVQRILVGNKADEEQKRKVPKEQGNKLAKTYGMEFFETSACTNCNINESFTRLTELVLHAHKKEMDAFQGSIDKYLDMTYLEGEQDKQDNSQKTCAC from the exons ATGGAGGCACACAGCTGTATGGATCTgcaaaactgctaca GAGTGGATTTCAAAATGAAAACGttaaaaatagatggcattaaaGTGCGAGTACAGATCTG GGATACTGCTGGCCAGGAACGGTACCAGACCATCACCAAACAGTACTACAGACGGGCACAG GGTTTTATCCTGGTGTATGACATCACTAGTTCCCGTTCCTTTCAGCACATTGTGAAGTGGGCTAGCGATGTGGATGAG tTTGCCCTTGACAAGGTGCAGAGGATCCTGGTGGGGAACAAGGCTGATGAGGAGCAGAAGAGGAAAGTGCCTAAAGAACAAGGCAACAAG CTAGCAAAAACCTATGGAATGGAATTCTTTGAGACAAGTGCCTGCACCAACTGCAACATAAATGAG TCGTTCACCCGGTTGACAGAGCTGGTCCTGCATGCTCACAAGAAAGAGATGGATGCCTTCCAGGGTTCAATTGATAAATACCTAGACATGACTTATCTGGAGGGAGAGCAGGACAAACAAGACAACTCCCAAAAGACCTGCGCATGTTAG
- the LOC106588122 gene encoding protein max isoform X4 — MCRRITCRESVGRHVPAVGFVSFLVSFWLLAIACVNFKLFTFSHTFHRRMSDNEDIDVDSDADKRAHHNALERKRRDHIKDSFSSLRDSVPALQGEKVSKASRAQILDKATDYIQYMRRKNHTHQQDIDDLKKQNALLEQQVRALEKAKGNTTLQASYTSSDSSLYTNPKGSTVSAFDGGSDSSSESEPEEPPNRKKLRVEPS, encoded by the exons ATGTGTAGGCGAATCACGTGTAGAGAATCCGTTGGTCGTCATGTCCCTGCTGTAGGATTCGTTTCGTTCTTAGTTTCATTTTGGTTGCTAGCTATCGCCTGTGTTAATTTTAAACTATTTACATTTTCTCATACATTTCACCGAAGAATGAGCGACAACGAAGATATCGATGTCGACAGTGAC GCAGACAAACGAGCACATCACAATGCGCTGGAGCGCAAACGTAGGGACCACATTAAAGACAGCTTCAGCAGTTTACGGGACTCTGTGCCTGCGTTACAAGGGGAGAAGGTTAGTAAA GCCTCCCGAGCTCAGATCCTAGACAAAGCCACAGACTACATCCAGTACATGAGACGAAAAAACCACACACACCAGCAGGACATTGACGACCTGAAGAAGCAGAATGCACTGCTGGAGCAGCAGG TCCGTGCACTGGAGAAAGCCAAGGGGAACACTACGCTCCAGGCCAGCTACACATCCTCTGACAGCAGCTTGTACACCAACCCCAAGGGGAGCACAGTGTCCGCCTTTGATGGTGGCTCTGACTCCAGCTCTGAATCAGAGCCAGAGGAGCCGCCCAACAGAAAGAAGCTGCGTGTGGAGCCCAGCTAG
- the LOC106588122 gene encoding protein max isoform X2 gives MCRRITCRESVGRHVPAVGFVSFLVSFWLLAIACVNFKLFTFSHTFHRRMSDNEDIDVDSDADKRAHHNALERKRRDHIKDSFSSLRDSVPALQGEKVSKQSVKQASRAQILDKATDYIQYMRRKNHTHQQDIDDLKKQNALLEQQVRALEKAKGNTTLQASYTSSDSSLYTNPKGSTVSAFDGGSDSSSESEPEEPPNRKKLRVEPS, from the exons ATGTGTAGGCGAATCACGTGTAGAGAATCCGTTGGTCGTCATGTCCCTGCTGTAGGATTCGTTTCGTTCTTAGTTTCATTTTGGTTGCTAGCTATCGCCTGTGTTAATTTTAAACTATTTACATTTTCTCATACATTTCACCGAAGAATGAGCGACAACGAAGATATCGATGTCGACAGTGAC GCAGACAAACGAGCACATCACAATGCGCTGGAGCGCAAACGTAGGGACCACATTAAAGACAGCTTCAGCAGTTTACGGGACTCTGTGCCTGCGTTACAAGGGGAGAAGGTTAGTAAA CAATCTGTCAAACAGGCCTCCCGAGCTCAGATCCTAGACAAAGCCACAGACTACATCCAGTACATGAGACGAAAAAACCACACACACCAGCAGGACATTGACGACCTGAAGAAGCAGAATGCACTGCTGGAGCAGCAGG TCCGTGCACTGGAGAAAGCCAAGGGGAACACTACGCTCCAGGCCAGCTACACATCCTCTGACAGCAGCTTGTACACCAACCCCAAGGGGAGCACAGTGTCCGCCTTTGATGGTGGCTCTGACTCCAGCTCTGAATCAGAGCCAGAGGAGCCGCCCAACAGAAAGAAGCTGCGTGTGGAGCCCAGCTAG
- the LOC106588122 gene encoding protein max isoform X5, with amino-acid sequence MCRRITCRESVGRHVPAVGFVSFLVSFWLLAIACVNFKLFTFSHTFHRRMSDNEDIDVDSDADKRAHHNALERKRRDHIKDSFSSLRDSVPALQGEKASRAQILDKATDYIQYMRRKNHTHQQDIDDLKKQNALLEQQVRALEKAKGNTTLQASYTSSDSSLYTNPKGSTVSAFDGGSDSSSESEPEEPPNRKKLRVEPS; translated from the exons ATGTGTAGGCGAATCACGTGTAGAGAATCCGTTGGTCGTCATGTCCCTGCTGTAGGATTCGTTTCGTTCTTAGTTTCATTTTGGTTGCTAGCTATCGCCTGTGTTAATTTTAAACTATTTACATTTTCTCATACATTTCACCGAAGAATGAGCGACAACGAAGATATCGATGTCGACAGTGAC GCAGACAAACGAGCACATCACAATGCGCTGGAGCGCAAACGTAGGGACCACATTAAAGACAGCTTCAGCAGTTTACGGGACTCTGTGCCTGCGTTACAAGGGGAGAAG GCCTCCCGAGCTCAGATCCTAGACAAAGCCACAGACTACATCCAGTACATGAGACGAAAAAACCACACACACCAGCAGGACATTGACGACCTGAAGAAGCAGAATGCACTGCTGGAGCAGCAGG TCCGTGCACTGGAGAAAGCCAAGGGGAACACTACGCTCCAGGCCAGCTACACATCCTCTGACAGCAGCTTGTACACCAACCCCAAGGGGAGCACAGTGTCCGCCTTTGATGGTGGCTCTGACTCCAGCTCTGAATCAGAGCCAGAGGAGCCGCCCAACAGAAAGAAGCTGCGTGTGGAGCCCAGCTAG
- the LOC106588404 gene encoding ras-related protein Rab-15 isoform X1 has product MAKQYDVLLRLLLLGDSGVGKTCLMCRFTDNECHSSHISTIGVDFKMKTLKIDGIKVRVQIWDTAGQERYQTITKQYYRRAQGFILVYDITSSRSFQHIVKWASDVDEFALDKVQRILVGNKADEEQKRKVPKEQGNKLAKTYGMEFFETSACTNCNINESFTRLTELVLHAHKKEMDAFQGSIDKYLDMTYLEGEQDKQDNSQKTCAC; this is encoded by the exons aTGGCAAAGCAGTACGACGTTTTGCTCAGGTTGCTGCTTTTAGGAGATTCCGGGGTTGGAAAAACCTGTTTGATGTGCAGGTTCACGGATAATGAATGTCATTCATCGCATATCTCTACAATTG GAGTGGATTTCAAAATGAAAACGttaaaaatagatggcattaaaGTGCGAGTACAGATCTG GGATACTGCTGGCCAGGAACGGTACCAGACCATCACCAAACAGTACTACAGACGGGCACAG GGTTTTATCCTGGTGTATGACATCACTAGTTCCCGTTCCTTTCAGCACATTGTGAAGTGGGCTAGCGATGTGGATGAG tTTGCCCTTGACAAGGTGCAGAGGATCCTGGTGGGGAACAAGGCTGATGAGGAGCAGAAGAGGAAAGTGCCTAAAGAACAAGGCAACAAG CTAGCAAAAACCTATGGAATGGAATTCTTTGAGACAAGTGCCTGCACCAACTGCAACATAAATGAG TCGTTCACCCGGTTGACAGAGCTGGTCCTGCATGCTCACAAGAAAGAGATGGATGCCTTCCAGGGTTCAATTGATAAATACCTAGACATGACTTATCTGGAGGGAGAGCAGGACAAACAAGACAACTCCCAAAAGACCTGCGCATGTTAG
- the LOC106588122 gene encoding protein max isoform X3 yields the protein MCRRITCRESVGRHVPAVGFVSFLVSFWLLAIACVNFKLFTFSHTFHRRMSDNEDIDVDSDADKRAHHNALERKRRDHIKDSFSSLRDSVPALQGEKQSVKQASRAQILDKATDYIQYMRRKNHTHQQDIDDLKKQNALLEQQVRALEKAKGNTTLQASYTSSDSSLYTNPKGSTVSAFDGGSDSSSESEPEEPPNRKKLRVEPS from the exons ATGTGTAGGCGAATCACGTGTAGAGAATCCGTTGGTCGTCATGTCCCTGCTGTAGGATTCGTTTCGTTCTTAGTTTCATTTTGGTTGCTAGCTATCGCCTGTGTTAATTTTAAACTATTTACATTTTCTCATACATTTCACCGAAGAATGAGCGACAACGAAGATATCGATGTCGACAGTGAC GCAGACAAACGAGCACATCACAATGCGCTGGAGCGCAAACGTAGGGACCACATTAAAGACAGCTTCAGCAGTTTACGGGACTCTGTGCCTGCGTTACAAGGGGAGAAG CAATCTGTCAAACAGGCCTCCCGAGCTCAGATCCTAGACAAAGCCACAGACTACATCCAGTACATGAGACGAAAAAACCACACACACCAGCAGGACATTGACGACCTGAAGAAGCAGAATGCACTGCTGGAGCAGCAGG TCCGTGCACTGGAGAAAGCCAAGGGGAACACTACGCTCCAGGCCAGCTACACATCCTCTGACAGCAGCTTGTACACCAACCCCAAGGGGAGCACAGTGTCCGCCTTTGATGGTGGCTCTGACTCCAGCTCTGAATCAGAGCCAGAGGAGCCGCCCAACAGAAAGAAGCTGCGTGTGGAGCCCAGCTAG
- the gpx2 gene encoding glutathione peroxidase 2, translated as MTFIAKTFYDLKATTLEGNSVDFNVFRGRVVLIENVASLUGTTTRDYSQLNLLQSKYPHRLVVLGFPCNQFGYQENCSNGEILNSLKYVRPGDGYQPGFTVFEKCDVNGTNTHPVFAYLKDKLPYPDDDPHTLIQDPKFLIWSPISRTDISWNFEKFLVGPEGEPFKRYSKIFETINIEPDIQRLLRLTKT; from the exons atGACGTTCATCGCGAAGACCTTCTATGATCTGAAAGCCACGACCCTGGAGGGGAATTCAGTAGATTTCAATGTGTTTCGAGGGCGGGTGGTCCTCATTGAGAATGTGGCATCGCTCTGAGGGACAACCACCCGGGACTACAGCCAGCTCAACTTGCTCCAGAGCAAGTACCCTCACCGGCTAGTGGTCCTGGGCTTCCCCTGCAATCAGTTTGGCTACCAG GAGAACTGTTCAAATGGGGAGATCCTGAACTCATTGAAGTATGTGCGTCCAGGAGATGGCTACCAGCCTGGCTTCACTGTCTTTGAAAAGTGTGATGTGAATGGAACCAACACCCACCCTGTCTTTGCCTATTTGAAAGACAAACTTCCCTATCCTGATGATGATCCACACACCCTCATCCAGGATCCTAAATTCCTCATCTGGAGTCCCATCAGCAGGACAGACATCTCTTGGAATTTTGAGAAATTCCTGGTTGGGCCAGAGGGAGAGCCCTTTAAACGTTACAGCAAAATATTTGAGACTATCAACATCGAGCCTGACATACAAAGACTGTTGAGACTAaccaagacctga
- the LOC106588122 gene encoding protein max isoform X1 has protein sequence MCRRITCRESVGRHVPAVGFVSFLVSFWLLAIACVNFKLFTFSHTFHRRMSDNEDIDVDSDADKRAHHNALERKRRDHIKDSFSSLRDSVPALQGEKQSVKQASRAQILDKATDYIQYMRRKNHTHQQDIDDLKKQNALLEQQGECGLKAQGQLQEVRALEKAKGNTTLQASYTSSDSSLYTNPKGSTVSAFDGGSDSSSESEPEEPPNRKKLRVEPS, from the exons ATGTGTAGGCGAATCACGTGTAGAGAATCCGTTGGTCGTCATGTCCCTGCTGTAGGATTCGTTTCGTTCTTAGTTTCATTTTGGTTGCTAGCTATCGCCTGTGTTAATTTTAAACTATTTACATTTTCTCATACATTTCACCGAAGAATGAGCGACAACGAAGATATCGATGTCGACAGTGAC GCAGACAAACGAGCACATCACAATGCGCTGGAGCGCAAACGTAGGGACCACATTAAAGACAGCTTCAGCAGTTTACGGGACTCTGTGCCTGCGTTACAAGGGGAGAAG CAATCTGTCAAACAGGCCTCCCGAGCTCAGATCCTAGACAAAGCCACAGACTACATCCAGTACATGAGACGAAAAAACCACACACACCAGCAGGACATTGACGACCTGAAGAAGCAGAATGCACTGCTGGAGCAGCAGGGTGAGTGTGGGCTCAAGGCCCAGGGACAACTGCAGGAGG TCCGTGCACTGGAGAAAGCCAAGGGGAACACTACGCTCCAGGCCAGCTACACATCCTCTGACAGCAGCTTGTACACCAACCCCAAGGGGAGCACAGTGTCCGCCTTTGATGGTGGCTCTGACTCCAGCTCTGAATCAGAGCCAGAGGAGCCGCCCAACAGAAAGAAGCTGCGTGTGGAGCCCAGCTAG